CCTGCTTTTGGCTCTTACCGCAGAATGAGCACTTCAGCAGGTCCCCGCCGTCGCCGATGCGTGCCACCCAGCCACTCCTCAAAACTAAGGCCGCCCCGTTCCCGGCCTGCCCGGCACCGAACGGACGGAAGACGCGCTTCCGTGTATCCGTTCACGACCTGGCCAGCCACGAACGGGGCGATCTGTGTGTCGCTCTCCGCCAGACTAAGCGAAAAACCGGACCGGCTTCACCACCGGGCTGCCCCAGGCGGGTCAGAAACCGGCCCGGCAGGTACTTCTGGCGACCTGATTCCTCTTGCCGGGAACGTTCTCACGAACATCTGAAGCGAACGCGGGAACCCTTCCCGGCGAGGAACGCCGGCCGCCGGTGCCCTACTTCAGGGAAGCCTTGCGGTAAGGCAGCACGAAGTCGATGAGACCGTACTCGACGGCCTCCTCCGCGGTGAGGATCTTGTCCCGCTCGATGTCCTTCGAGACCTGCTCCTGGGAGCGACCCGTGTGCTTGGCCAGAGTGGTCTCCAGCTGCGTACGGATACGGGTGATCTCGTTGGCCTGGATCTCGATGTCACTGGCCTGACCGTGCATACCCTCGGTCGCGGGCTGGTGGATCATCATCCGGGCGTTGGGCAGGGCACCACGCTTGCCCTTGGTGCCGCCCGCCAGCAGGATCGCGGCGGCCGACGCGGCCTGTCCGATGCACACCGTCTGGATGTCGGGGCGCACGAACTGCATGGTGTCGTAGATCGCCATGAGGGAGGTGAAGGAACCACCCGGCGAGTTGATGTACATCTGGATGTCCCGCTCGGAGTCGAGCTGCTCAAGCGTGATGAGCTGGGCCATCAGGTCGTTGGCCGAAGTGTCGTCGATCTGGACGCCGACGAAGATGATCCGCTCTTCGAAGAGCTTGTTGTACGGATTCATCTCCTTGACGCCGTACGACGTACGCTCCACGTAGGACGGCAGGACGTAGCGGCTCTGGGGAGCCATCGAGGCCGCGCCGCCGATGAGACTGGGGTTGAACTCGGTCATTTCACGCCTTCCACGCACTGCGCCGATTCATGGACTGGGGCCAGGTCAGCTGGTCACGTCGAGGGTGCCCTCGAGCACCTCGTCGATGAAGCCGTAGTCCTTGGCCTCCTGAGCCGTGAACCAGCGGTCCCGGTCGGCGTCCTTCTCGATCTGCTCGACCGACTGCCCGGTGTGCTCGGAGATCTTCTGGATGAACATCTTCTTCACGTACATCAGCTGGTCAGCCAGAATCCGGATGTCGGAGGCGGTGCCCCCGATGCCACCGGAGGGCTGATGCATCATGACGCGGGTGTGCGGCAGCGCGTAACGCTTGCCGGGAGCACCGGCGCACAGGAGCATCTGGCCCATCGACGCGGCCATACCGATACCCACGGTGCGCACGTCGTTGGGGATGTACTGCATGACGTCGTAGATCGCCATGCCCGCCGTGACGGATCCGCCAGGCGAGTTGATGTACATGGTGATGTCCCGCTGACGGTCCTCGGCGGACAGCAGCAGGAGTTCACCAACCAGGCGGTTGGCGATGTCATCGTCGACCTGCTGGCCGAGGAATACGATTCGCTGGCGCAACAGGCGCTGAGGCGTCTGCTCAATAAAAGGGGAAAGCTGCGGATCCGACGTACGAGCGTCGAATCGCGTGGACTCATCAAAGGTCGGCGGCACTCTCGTCACCTGCTCCGGAATCGAAACGGTTGCGATACAGCGACACTAACGCTGACAGACGCCAGGCTCGTCCGGATACCGCCCCTGTTCGCTTTGAGCGCAGGGTGCGGCCCGCCGGGAACACGTCCTTTACCCTCTCAGCGAACACAGGCTCCACCAGTGAACACGGCCCAGCAGCGGATTGCGGCGGATTCACGACAAGGCCGCGGTGGCCGCGGCCGCGGGGAAACGCGAACGGGCCCTGATCGACCCGGTGAAACGGATCGGTCAGGGCCCGTGAGAGCTCCGCTAGCGCCCCTCAAGGCACTGAGCGGCCTCCGAACTACTTGGAGTCGGCCTTGTCGGCGTCCTCGTCGTCCTTCTTGTCCTCGGCGACCTCAGCGGTCTCCTCGGCCTTGTCAGCCTCGGCGACCTCGGCGGAGGCAGCGGCGGCGGCCTTGACGGCCTCGGCCAGCGCGTCCTCGTCAGAGGCCTCGACGATGTCCTGCTCGACGGCGTTGCCGTCCTCGTCGGTCACCTTGGCACCGGCCAGGACCAGGTCCATGGCCTTGCCGCGGACGACCTCGGTGAAGGCGACGCGGATCTGGTTCGACTCGACCAGGTGCTGGGCCAGCTGGTCCGGGCTCACGCCCATGCGCTGGGCCTGCTCGAACACGTACTGGCTGAGCTCACCCTGGTCGGCGCTCAGGTCCTCCTGGAGGGCCAGCTGGTCGAGGATGAAACCAGCCTTGACCGCCGAGTTGGCGCCGGTCTTCAGCTCCTCCTCGAACTCCTCCTCGGTCTTCTCCTGCGACTCGAGGTAGGCCTCCTTGGTCAGACCGCTCTGGGCGAGCTGCTGCTCAAGGCTCTGGCGACGACGGGTGATCTCCTCGTCGACGACCGCGTCGGGCAGCGGGATCTCGACGGACTCGATCAGCTTCTCCAGCGCCTTGTCACGGGCGGCGGACAGCTGCTGCATCCGACGGACGTCGGCCATGCGCTTGCGCACGTCCTCACGCAGCTCGTCGATGGTGTCGAACTCCGAGGCCAGCTGGGCGAACTCGTCGTCCAGCTCGGGCAGCTCCTTGACCTTCACCGAGTGCACGGTGACGGTCACGTCCGCCTCCTTGCCCTCGTGCTCACCACCGACGAGGGTGGTCTTGAAGGTGGCCTCGCCACCGGACTCCATGCCGCGCAGGGTCTCGTCGAGGCCCTCGAGCATGGTGTTGGTGCCGACCTCGTAGGAGTAGCCGCTCACGGCGACGTCCTCGAGCTTCTCACCGTCGATGGCCGCGGCCAGGTCGATGGAGAGGTGGTCACCGTCCTCGACGGGACGGTCGGCGCCAACAAGGGTGGAGAAGCGCTCGCGCAGGGTGCCGATCTGCTCGTCGACCTGCTCGTCGGTGACGGTCGCGTTGTCGACGGTCACCTCGATGCCCTTGTAGTCCTTCACCTCGAACTTGGGCCGGATGTCGACCTCGGCGGTGAAGGCGAGCTCGTCGTTGTCCTCCAGCTTGGTGACCTCCACGTCGGGCTGGCCGAGCGCGAAGATCTCCTCCTTCTGGATGGCTTCGTTGTAGAGCTCCGGAACGGCGTGGTTGACCGCTTCGCTGATCACCGCGCCGCGGCCGACGTAGCGGTCGATCAACCGCGCCGGCGCCTTGCCCGGGCGGAAGCCCTTGATCCGAACCTGCTTCGCGAGCGACTTGTAGGTCACGTCGAAAGCGTGCTCGAGCTCCTCGAAGGGCACCTCGATGGTCAGCTTGACCCGGGTCGGGCTGAGCTCCTCGACATCGGTCTTCACGGGGCGGTACTCCTAGGTTTGCCGGCTGGTGTCCGCGTCGGCCCGCAGGCGCACCACACAAACGGCGAATGCACGCGCGCACCCCGGTCAGTGAGGACCACGTTCTACTGGGGTGCCCTGCGACGGGCTGGGACTTACAGTTTCCTGCTGATCGCACCAAGTCTAGGGCAGATACGCAGGGGGCCACGGCGCACGGCCCGAAGGCCGAACCACCATGGATGGTTTCGTCGGGGTGGCGGGATTCGAACCCGCGGCCTCATGCTCCCAAAGCATGCGCGCTAACCAAGCTGCGCTACACCCCGTTGCCGGACGTGGACACACTTTCCCGCAATCGGGTGTGCGACCAACCCCCCGGAGACTGTACTCTTGTCTCCGTCGGCTCAACGAGTCTAGAGGAAACTCAAGGGCTCCGATGCCACGCGGGCGTAGTTCAATGGTAGAACCCCAGCCTTCCAAGCTGGTCATGCGAGTTCGATTCTCGTCGCCCGCTCCACTCGAAGCGAGTCGTGTGTGCTCCGCACACCGGCTCGTTTCGCCGTTTCACCAGGGAGACGACCCCCTGACCCCCGCACCACCCGAAGCGAGTCGTGTGTGCTCCGCACACCGGCTCGTTTCGCCGTTTCACCAGGGAGACGACCCCCTGACCCCCGCACCACCCGAAGCGAGTCGTGTGTGCTCCACACACCGGCTCGTTTCGCCGTTTCACCAGGGAGACGACCCCCTGACCCCCGCACCACCCGAAGCGAGTCGTGTGTGCTCCACACACCGGCTCGTTTCGCCGTTTCACCAGGGAGACGACCCCCTGAGCCCAGCTCGTCATGCCCAGGATCCAGGAGGCCGAGGCCCTAGATCCGCTCCGCGACGGATACCCGGAAGTGGAACTCGGTCGTGGCACCGACCACGTTGACCAGATACGAGTCCTCCGAGTTACGGAAGACCTGGCGATCCCGCTCCGACCACGGATGGTTCGGTGCGAAAGTCCTCGTCATGGCCAGCGCCGCACTCCTCGCCTCCTCACGGTCGGCGTGGTCGCCCCGGACTGTTCCCACGCCCCAGCGCGCGCTCTGTCCGTAGTTCACGCTCTCCTCGACAACGACCACCCAGGCCATGTACGCCCCTTTTCTTCGGCTGTGTCCCGCGGGGTGGGATTCACCTCGAGGCGAACCGGTTCTCAGTGACACAACACACAGTCAGAACATCGTTCGGTTCCGCCGCCCCAAGAGGCGGAATACCCGGCTCCAACGGATACGTTGACCTTTCGGGCGGACCCGTCAGCGCAACCGGACGCGGGCGCCCCTCGGGTTCGGCGAAACGGGAGCCAGATGACGGACACAGAAGGCACGGACGAGATGGCCACACCGCTCAGCGCGCTCTGGTTCCAACGACCGGAGGCACTGGAGCGGCCGGTCGTGGTCACCGGTGTCTTCGACGTCCTGCACGTCGGGCACGTGCGCTTCCTGCGATCTATCGCCGAACGCGGACTGCCGCTGGTCGTGGGCATCGAGTCCGACGAACGGGTACGGGCCTGGAAGGGCCCCGGACGCCCGGTCAACCCCGCCGAGGAGCGGGCCGAGACCATCGCGGCCCTGTCCTGTGTGACCGGCTCCTTCGTCATCGAGGGACCGCCGACGGTCGCCGACTGGGCGGCCTACGCCGAGCTGCTGCGGCCGCTCGCGCCCGCGGCCCTGGCCTTCACCGCCGGCGACCGCTACACGCAGGCCAAGATCCGCGGCGCGGACGCCCTCGGCGCACAGGCCTGGGAACTCCCCTTCACCGCGGGTCGGTCCACGACCGCCGCGCTCGGCCGCCTCGCACACTCCCTCTAGCCATCGGTTTTCGACCGCCAGCCACGGTCCTCGACCAATCCTCGGAGCCGTCGGCGTCGAATACCCAATCCCAGAGCCTTGCGGCAGAACCGTAGACGCGCACGGGAAGCTGCGCCGACGCTCCGGTGTTGAGGCTTGGATGGCGACGTGGTGAACGAAAGACGAGGCTGCCGATGATGTCAGGGAGGCCCTCCTACAGGGCATTGGTCAACGACGGAAGCGCGCGGGGGCAGGAGCTTCCCCCGGGGATCACCAGGCGCATCCTGTCCTACGCGACACCGCACTGGCGATCCATCCTGCTCTTCCTCGCGGTGACCTCGGTGGGCGCTGCCGTCGTCGTGGCCAACCCGCTCCTGCTGCGGGCCATCATCGACCAGGGCATCATTCCGGGGAACACCTCGCTGGTGGTCTGGCTGGCGGTCGCCGCGGCGGGTCTGGCGCTCCTGGAGGGCGTCATCACCCTGACCGGGCGGTGGCTGTCCTCCCGGATCGGTGAGGGTGTGATCTACCTCCTGCGCACCCAGGTGTTCACGCACGTACAGCGGATGCCGATCTCCTTCTTCACCCGAACCCAGACGGGTTCGCTGATCAGCCGCCTGAACACGGACGTGGTCGGCGCCCAGCGGGCCATCACCTCGGTGCTGCAGTCGGTGGTGTCCAATCTGATCAGCGTGGTCGCGGTGGTCATCACGATGCTGGCCCTGTCCTGGCAGGTGACCCTGCTGGCGTTGGCGCTGGTGCCGCTGTTCATCGTCCCCGCGAAGCTGCTGGGCCGCAAGCTGGCCAACATCTCCCGCGACGCCATGGACAACAACGCCGCGATGAGCTCCCTGATGACCGAGCGGTTCAACGTCGGCGGGGCCATGCTGGTCAAGCTGTACGGACGCCCGGACGAGGAGTCCCGCGGCTTCTCGGGCATCGCGGCGCGCGTGCGCGACCTGGGGGTCCGCCAGTCCGTGATCGGCGGTCTGCTGTTCACGATGCTGGCCACCATCACGGCGCTGGCGATGGCGATGGTCTACGGCGTGGGCGGTGTGCTCGCGGTGGACGGCGCGTTCGAGGTGGGCACGCTGGTCGCCCTCACCACGCTGCTGGCGCGGCTGTACGGGCCGATCACCACGCTGTCCAACGTGCACGTGGAGATCATGACCGCACTGGTCTCCTTCGACCGGGTCTTCGAGGTGCTGGACCTGGAACCGCAGATCAAGGAGAGCCCGGACGCGAAGCCGCTGCCCAGGGGGCCCCTGAGCGTGGAGTTCGACCGGGTGTCCTTCCGCTACCCGGGCACCTCGGAGACCTCGGTGGCGTCGCTGGAGCTGACCCCGCAGTCGGAGATCATCGAGGACACCCAGGTACTGAGCGAGGTGTCCTTCCGCGCCGAACCCGGCCGGATGGTGGCCCTCGTGGGCCCCTCGGGGGCGGGCAAGTCCACCCTCACCCACTTGGTGTCGCGGCTGTACGACCCCTCCGAGGGCTCGGTCCGGATCGGTGGACTGGACCTTCGGGAGGCCACCGGAGACTCACTGCGCGAGGCCGTGGGCGTAGTGACCCAGGACGCGCAGCTCTTCCACGACACCGTGGGCGCCAACCTGCGTTACGCAAAGCCGGAAGCGACCGACGAGGAGTTGGAGGAGGCCCTGCGGATGGCGCGGCTGGGCCCGCTCCTGGCGCAGCTCCCGAACGGCCTGGACACGATGGTCGGCGACCGCGGATACCGCCTCTCCGGCGGTGAGAAGCAGCGTCTGGCCATCGCCCGGCTGCTGCTGAAGGCCCCGTCGGTCGTGGTCCTGGACGAGGCCACCGCACACCTGGACTCCGGATCCGAGGCCGCGGTACAGGAAGCACTGGCCGTCGCTCTGGAGGGGCGGACCTCATTGGTGATCGCGCACCGGCTGGCCACCGTCCGCGAGGCGGACCAGATCCTGGTGCTGGAGGACGGCCGCATCCTGGAGCGCGGCACACACGAACAACTGTTGGAGGCGGGCGGCCTGTACACCGCTCTCTACCGCACCCAGTTCGCGCCCCAGTCCCAGTAGGCCAGCCGCGGCGATCGGTCGCATCAACCGAACCGGGGGTGCCGTATCCACCCGACAGCCCGGAGAACGCTCTCAGAAACCGGGTGAGGAGCCTTTCTCTCCACCCAGCAGTCGTTGGTGGAGCGCTCTCATGCTCTTGCCCGGCACGGTGCCGAGCTGGGCGGCGAGCAGCCTCCGGTACTCCTCGTGCGCGGTGAGCGCCTCGCCCCTGCGGCCGTCCGCGGCCAGGGCGGCGACGAGGAGTTCGCGCAGGCGTTCACGCAGCGGGTGGTGGGCGATGAGCTCCCCGAGCTCGACCAGGTGGGCTGTGCGTTCCGTGGCATCCGAGGAGCCCAGCTCCGCGGCGATGAGGTCCTCTCGGACCCCCAGGCGGATCCTTTCCAGACGAGTGACTGCGGGGACCGCGAAGGGCAGGTGGGCGGTGTCGGCGAGCGGTGCGCCCCGCCACAGTGACAGCGCCTCCCTCAGCCGCTGTGCGGCGTCCTCGGGGTGCCCGTCCCGCAGGGCTCCCCGCCCCTGGATCGCCAGGCGCTCGAAGCGGACCGCGTCGACCGCCTCGGGTGGGAGCGCGAGCCGGTAGCCCTCGGGTTCGGAGCGCAGCGCGTGGGGTTCGGGGAGTGTGCGGCGCAGTCGGGTGGCCAGGGAGTGCAGGGCCGTGTCGGGGTGTGCCGGTCCGTCCTCCGGCCAGAGGGCCTCGCTCAGGGCGGTCGGCGAAACCACTCCCCCCACCCCCAGAGCCAGGCGAGTGAGCAGGACACGCAGCCGGGCGCCGCCGATCCCCGTCTCCTGACCGTCGGCGACGACCCGCAACGGGCCGAGCACACCGATGCGCATCGGTCCATTGTCCCGCCTGCCGTCCTCGGACCACAAGCGGTCATGGTGGAGCGCTCTCCGGAGGCCTTGCGTCCTAGCTCTTCCCGGACTTGCCCTTCCTGCCCTTACTCGTGCCCTTGCCCTTGTCGGACTTGTTCTTACCCGGGGCCTCGGGCGGAGCGGTCTGGGAGCGGAGCGCCTCGGTCTCCTTCTTCCTGGCCTTCTTCCGCGCCTTCTTCTCCTTCTTGGCCGATTTCTCCTTGGCCTTCTTGCGTTCCTTCTTGGCGGCCTTGGACTGCTTGGGTTTCTTGTTCTTCTTCGGCTTCTTGGCGTCCTTGGAGGTCACGTGTTCCTCCAGTACAGCCGGGAGCGGCGCGATGCCGGGTCCGCCGTCGAAGATCCAGTCGTCCACGGCGTCCAGGAGCTTGTCCTCGGTCATCTGGCCGAGCCAGACGGGGCGGCCTCCGGCGGCCCGCCCCTCCTGGGAGGGCTGGACCACGACGACGTTGGCCTGGAAGCAGATACCCAGGCATTTACTCGTACGGACCGGGACGCGGCGGGCGGAGTGGTCGTCGATGGCGCTGAGGCGGGCGAGCTGAGCCTTGTGGTCGACCCCGGGCACCTTCTTCTTGGTCCCACAGCAACAGCCCCTACAGACCGTGAGCCTGCAGGGCGCACCATCGATCGCGTTCACCGCACCCCGCCTCTCATGAGGTTCGCCTTACCTGACTGTCAGGGTAATCTCCCGCCGAACCGGCCTGACCAGAGGGAACACCGTAGTGGTCGGTGACCTCCACCGGACGCCAGGTCTCGGGCAACCCTTCTGCCTCCGGGGACCCGGCGTTCCAGCCGCTCGCCCAGACCATGGGCAGACCGGCGGCGAAGAGCGGGTGACGCAGATCCATCAGCTGCATCCGGACCTGCGGCTCGGTGCAGGCCCCCGAATTCCCGCACCGGGCGATCCGCTGGCCGAGTGCCACCCGGTCTCCGGGGGCGACCGTGATCGAGCCCCGGCGCAGATGGCCCAGGAGCACGTGGGCGCCGCCGATGTCGATGATGACGTGGTTGCCCAACAACCCGGACGGGCCGCGCAGTTCGCGCAGGGTGTTCTCCAGGACGCTACCGAAGAGCCAGGGCCAGGAGTTTCGGCTGCGGTGGTCCCGCTGTCGGTCGTGTACGCGGACCACCGTGCCTTCCGCCGGGGCGTGCACCGGGGCACCGAAGGCCGGGAAGTCCTGCGGAGGGCGGCTGAGCGGGCGCCAGGCGATGTCCGGGCGGGTGCCGTCCTCGGTGACCAGTCCGAGCGCGTAGGTCTGCCCGTAGGCGTGCGTGCCCTGGCTGGGGACGTTGTCCACGGGGCTGGTCAGTGCCATCCAGCGGCCGCGGACCGGCGGCGCCAGGACCCGCGGGGCGCAGCGCGGGGTCCCCAGGCGCAGGTTCACGGCCAAAGCCACCACCAGCAGGGTCACGCCGACCCACCAGGAGAGACCGAGGTAACCCGCCAGCAGGGCGGTCATCGCCAGCCACATCAGGGGCATGCGGATCCTGGCCAGAACGACGGGGAGGGGACGCGGAGCGGGTGAAGGCATCCCCCATTGTGGACCCGCCCACCCGCTCCCCGCCCCGGGACCCTAGTCCTTGTCCTTGGCCTGGCCCTTCTTGTTCTCCTGCGCTCGCTTGCGCAGGTAGTCGGTCGCGGCCCCGGCTCCCTTGTCGATCTTGTCGTCGTGGGCGCCGCCGGTGGCCTTCTTGGCGGCGTCGGCCGCCTTCCCGACAACCCCCTCGGCCTTGTCAGCGTGATCGTTGACGGCCTTCTTGAGCCGATCGAACGTGTCTCCGGTATCAGACATAGACCCCCCTCGGCCTCTTACTTGCCCGGGACGTGACCAGTACTAACGGCGCCGGTCACCTTCGTCGGAACGGCCCCGGCCCCGCTCGGGGCCAGCGCGGCCCTCGCCTGGCTTCCGCCCTGCGGTCACAGGCCCAGAACCATGCGGGCTACGGAGAAGTAGATGAGCAGACCGGTCGCGTCCACCAGCGTCGCGACCATCGGGGAGGAGACCACCGCCGGGTCCACGCCCACCTTGCGGGCGAGCAGCGGCATCGCGGAACCGATGATCGCCGCCCAGGTACAGATGGCGATCACCGACAGGGAGACCACCACCGCGATGTCGAACCCGACCAGCAGGGTGCCGATGGCCAACGCGACCCCGGCGAGCGCCACTCCCAGCAGGAGGCCGACCCGGCTCTCCTTCCAGAGCACCGAGGGCAGGTCCCGCACCCGTACCTCACCGACGGCGAGCGCGCGCACGATCGCCGTAGCCGACTGGGCGCCGACGTTACCGCCGGTACCGATCAGCATCGGGACGAACATCGCCAGCGCGGTGACCTCCTCCAAGGTCGCCTCGTAGACCTGCATGACGTTGACGGTCAGGGTCGCGGCCACGATGAGCAGCAACAGCCACACCACACGTGCGCCGACCAGGCGCAGCACCCCGACGGACACGTAGTGGTCGTCGATGGGGCTGGCACCGGACTGGCGGGCCATGTCCTCGGAGTCGGCCGCCTCGATGACTTCCAGGGCGTCGTCGAAGGTGAACAGGCCGACGAAACGGTCCTCGGAGTCCACCACCGGCAGGGAGACCAGGTTGGCCTCCTGGATGAGTCGGGCGGCGTCCTCGACCGGTTCGCTGACCCCCACCCGGGGGGCGAACACGTCCACCAGATCTTTGAGGACGCGGTCGTCGTCGCTGACCACGAGGTCGCTCAGGGTGATGGTACCGACCAGGCGGCGGCCGTCGCTGACCACCGGCAGGGTGTAGATCGTCTCGGCGTCGGCTCCTTTGGCACGCACCACTTCCAGGGCGCGGCCGACCGTGAGGTCCAGGTGCAGGATGACGGTCTCCGGTGTCATGTACCGGCCGACCGAGTCCTCCGGATACCCCAGGAGCGCGGCGGTCATCTTGCGTTCGGCGGG
This DNA window, taken from Nocardiopsis exhalans, encodes the following:
- a CDS encoding ATP-dependent Clp protease proteolytic subunit, giving the protein MTEFNPSLIGGAASMAPQSRYVLPSYVERTSYGVKEMNPYNKLFEERIIFVGVQIDDTSANDLMAQLITLEQLDSERDIQMYINSPGGSFTSLMAIYDTMQFVRPDIQTVCIGQAASAAAILLAGGTKGKRGALPNARMMIHQPATEGMHGQASDIEIQANEITRIRTQLETTLAKHTGRSQEQVSKDIERDKILTAEEAVEYGLIDFVLPYRKASLK
- a CDS encoding ClpP family protease: MPPTFDESTRFDARTSDPQLSPFIEQTPQRLLRQRIVFLGQQVDDDIANRLVGELLLLSAEDRQRDITMYINSPGGSVTAGMAIYDVMQYIPNDVRTVGIGMAASMGQMLLCAGAPGKRYALPHTRVMMHQPSGGIGGTASDIRILADQLMYVKKMFIQKISEHTGQSVEQIEKDADRDRWFTAQEAKDYGFIDEVLEGTLDVTS
- the tig gene encoding trigger factor, whose translation is MKTDVEELSPTRVKLTIEVPFEELEHAFDVTYKSLAKQVRIKGFRPGKAPARLIDRYVGRGAVISEAVNHAVPELYNEAIQKEEIFALGQPDVEVTKLEDNDELAFTAEVDIRPKFEVKDYKGIEVTVDNATVTDEQVDEQIGTLRERFSTLVGADRPVEDGDHLSIDLAAAIDGEKLEDVAVSGYSYEVGTNTMLEGLDETLRGMESGGEATFKTTLVGGEHEGKEADVTVTVHSVKVKELPELDDEFAQLASEFDTIDELREDVRKRMADVRRMQQLSAARDKALEKLIESVEIPLPDAVVDEEITRRRQSLEQQLAQSGLTKEAYLESQEKTEEEFEEELKTGANSAVKAGFILDQLALQEDLSADQGELSQYVFEQAQRMGVSPDQLAQHLVESNQIRVAFTEVVRGKAMDLVLAGAKVTDEDGNAVEQDIVEASDEDALAEAVKAAAAASAEVAEADKAEETAEVAEDKKDDEDADKADSK
- a CDS encoding adenylyltransferase/cytidyltransferase family protein, with product MTDTEGTDEMATPLSALWFQRPEALERPVVVTGVFDVLHVGHVRFLRSIAERGLPLVVGIESDERVRAWKGPGRPVNPAEERAETIAALSCVTGSFVIEGPPTVADWAAYAELLRPLAPAALAFTAGDRYTQAKIRGADALGAQAWELPFTAGRSTTAALGRLAHSL
- a CDS encoding ABC transporter ATP-binding protein: MMSGRPSYRALVNDGSARGQELPPGITRRILSYATPHWRSILLFLAVTSVGAAVVVANPLLLRAIIDQGIIPGNTSLVVWLAVAAAGLALLEGVITLTGRWLSSRIGEGVIYLLRTQVFTHVQRMPISFFTRTQTGSLISRLNTDVVGAQRAITSVLQSVVSNLISVVAVVITMLALSWQVTLLALALVPLFIVPAKLLGRKLANISRDAMDNNAAMSSLMTERFNVGGAMLVKLYGRPDEESRGFSGIAARVRDLGVRQSVIGGLLFTMLATITALAMAMVYGVGGVLAVDGAFEVGTLVALTTLLARLYGPITTLSNVHVEIMTALVSFDRVFEVLDLEPQIKESPDAKPLPRGPLSVEFDRVSFRYPGTSETSVASLELTPQSEIIEDTQVLSEVSFRAEPGRMVALVGPSGAGKSTLTHLVSRLYDPSEGSVRIGGLDLREATGDSLREAVGVVTQDAQLFHDTVGANLRYAKPEATDEELEEALRMARLGPLLAQLPNGLDTMVGDRGYRLSGGEKQRLAIARLLLKAPSVVVLDEATAHLDSGSEAAVQEALAVALEGRTSLVIAHRLATVREADQILVLEDGRILERGTHEQLLEAGGLYTALYRTQFAPQSQ
- a CDS encoding AfsR/SARP family transcriptional regulator — encoded protein: MRIGVLGPLRVVADGQETGIGGARLRVLLTRLALGVGGVVSPTALSEALWPEDGPAHPDTALHSLATRLRRTLPEPHALRSEPEGYRLALPPEAVDAVRFERLAIQGRGALRDGHPEDAAQRLREALSLWRGAPLADTAHLPFAVPAVTRLERIRLGVREDLIAAELGSSDATERTAHLVELGELIAHHPLRERLRELLVAALAADGRRGEALTAHEEYRRLLAAQLGTVPGKSMRALHQRLLGGEKGSSPGF
- a CDS encoding (2Fe-2S) ferredoxin domain-containing protein; this encodes MPGVDHKAQLARLSAIDDHSARRVPVRTSKCLGICFQANVVVVQPSQEGRAAGGRPVWLGQMTEDKLLDAVDDWIFDGGPGIAPLPAVLEEHVTSKDAKKPKKNKKPKQSKAAKKERKKAKEKSAKKEKKARKKARKKETEALRSQTAPPEAPGKNKSDKGKGTSKGRKGKSGKS
- a CDS encoding M23 family metallopeptidase codes for the protein MPSPAPRPLPVVLARIRMPLMWLAMTALLAGYLGLSWWVGVTLLVVALAVNLRLGTPRCAPRVLAPPVRGRWMALTSPVDNVPSQGTHAYGQTYALGLVTEDGTRPDIAWRPLSRPPQDFPAFGAPVHAPAEGTVVRVHDRQRDHRSRNSWPWLFGSVLENTLRELRGPSGLLGNHVIIDIGGAHVLLGHLRRGSITVAPGDRVALGQRIARCGNSGACTEPQVRMQLMDLRHPLFAAGLPMVWASGWNAGSPEAEGLPETWRPVEVTDHYGVPSGQAGSAGDYPDSQVRRTS
- a CDS encoding Rv0909 family putative TA system antitoxin; the protein is MSDTGDTFDRLKKAVNDHADKAEGVVGKAADAAKKATGGAHDDKIDKGAGAATDYLRKRAQENKKGQAKDKD
- the mgtE gene encoding magnesium transporter, giving the protein MDGERAEELTDLVENNDLTGIRLWLAEHRPHEIADELARMPGRDAIVPFRLLDKDRELEVFEELDPGQQQAILLGLRGTDFHDILEEMDPDDRARLIGEAPAKIATRALAGLSPAERKMTAALLGYPEDSVGRYMTPETVILHLDLTVGRALEVVRAKGADAETIYTLPVVSDGRRLVGTITLSDLVVSDDDRVLKDLVDVFAPRVGVSEPVEDAARLIQEANLVSLPVVDSEDRFVGLFTFDDALEVIEAADSEDMARQSGASPIDDHYVSVGVLRLVGARVVWLLLLIVAATLTVNVMQVYEATLEEVTALAMFVPMLIGTGGNVGAQSATAIVRALAVGEVRVRDLPSVLWKESRVGLLLGVALAGVALAIGTLLVGFDIAVVVSLSVIAICTWAAIIGSAMPLLARKVGVDPAVVSSPMVATLVDATGLLIYFSVARMVLGL